Proteins co-encoded in one Euleptes europaea isolate rEulEur1 chromosome 1, rEulEur1.hap1, whole genome shotgun sequence genomic window:
- the GPR173 gene encoding probable G-protein coupled receptor 173 — MASANETEEAHGSAPHAASTYAKLLLLGLIICVSLAGNLSLSLLVLKERGLHKAPYYFLLDLCLADVIRSAVCFPFVLVSIRHGSAWTYSVLSCKIVAFMAVLFCFHAAFLLFCISVTRYMAVAHHRFYAKRMTFWTCVAVICMVWTLSVAMAFPPVFDVGTYKFIREEDQCIFEHRYFKANDTLGFMLMLAVLIFATHVVYIKLLLFEYRHRKMKPIQMVPAISQNWTFHGPGATGQAAANWIAGFGRGPMPPTLLGIRQNAHAANRRLLGMEEFKAEKRLGRMFYVITLLFLVLWSPYIVACYWRVFVKACSIPHRYLSTAVWMSFAQAAVNPIVCFLLNKDLKKSLVAHIPCWRTEPELPREPYCVM, encoded by the coding sequence ATGGCCAGTGCCAATGAGACTGAAGAGGCCCACGGCTCGGCGCCCCACGCAGCCTCCACCTACGCCAAGCTGCTGCTCCTGGGCCTGATCATCTGTGTGAGCTTGGCGGGGAACCTCTCCCTCTCGCTGCTGGTCTTGAAGGAGCGGGGCCTCCACAAGGCCCCCTACTACTTCCTCCTGGACCTGTGCCTGGCCGATGTGATCCGCTCGGCCGTCTGCTTCCCCTTCGTCCTGGTGTCCATCCGCCATGGCTCGGCCTGGACCTACAGCGTGCTGAGCTGCAAGATCGTGGCCTTCATGGCCGTCCTCTTCTGCTTCCACGCggccttcctcctcttctgcatCAGCGTCACCCGCTACATGGCCGTGGCCCACCACCGCTTCTATGCCAAGCGCATGACCTTCTGGACGTGCGTGGCCGTCATCTGCATGGTGTGGACTTTGTCGGTGGCCATGGCGTTCCCCCCGGTCTTCGATGTCGGGACCTACAAGTTCATCCGGGAGGAGGACCAGTGCATCTTCGAGCACCGCTACTTCAAGGCCAACGACACCTTGGGCTTCATGCTCATGCTGGCGGTGCTGATCTTCGCCACCCACGTGGTATACATCAAGCTCCTCCTCTTTGAGTACCGCCATCGCAAGATGAAGCCCATCCAGATGGTCCCGGCCATTAGCCAGAACTGGACGTTCCACGGGCCTGGGGCCACGGGGCAAGCTGCGGCCAACTGGATTGCGGGCTTCGGCCGCGGCCCCATGCCCCCCACCCTGCTGGGCATCCGGCAGAACGCCCACGCGGCCAACCGGCGCCTGCTGGGCATGGAGGAGTTCAAGGCCGAGAAACGGCTGGGCAGGATGTTCTACGTCATCACGTTGCTCTTCCTGGTCCTGTGGTCGCCCTACATTGTGGCCTGCTACTGGAGGGTGTTCGTCAAAGCCTGCAGCATCCCCCACCGCTACCTCTCCACAGCCGTTTGGATGAGCTTCGCCCAGGCCGCTGTCAACCCCATAGTTTGCTTTCTACTCAACAAGGACCTCAAGAAGAGCTTGGTGGCGCACATCCCTTGCTGGAGGACAGAGCCGGAACTGCCCCGGGAGCCTTACTGCGTCATGTGA
- the LOC130478272 gene encoding testis-specific Y-encoded-like protein 4 — MSGAGGAWDPPSPASKHRRLDSACQSQKETEAAQALADMTAWGGGRRETAAAERQGAHQTAAAGSLETAGRQGAREAAAAATAGGSLETAAQQGAGETATPRSPAGKDPVARDGRARRDSDADGEEERTGDGESPGTVKGELETAARRAKGSLETTKSAAEEEEDGGAGDGREGRRKRKEAKERRRVAELAAAAEDECSIISVGEEDEEEEDEDGGSGRPTTPPPKTEQYLEALESVQLELETVNQQASRAFTHLKAKFGHMRRPHLERRNRIIQNIPGFWVTAFLNHPQLSAMINDRDEDTLSYMTNLQVEEFTHRKSGCKIKFYFNSNPYFQNEVIVKEFQCGSSGRLVSHSTPIRWWRGLDPLAHGRKNFEMNRSFFSWFCDHSFPAGDHIAEIIKEDLWPNPLQYYLMGEGGENGEEDSETENGDDFVVIVDDDGEDEEGEEEEEDDDEGTATAADVHEIMDEEEAEHGDAVEEILSSQEESAAGPVSSAREEPDGKDSEAEKDG; from the exons ATGAGCGGGGCCGGCGGGGCCTGGGACCCGCCTTCCCCGGCCTCCAAGCACCGGCGCCTCGACTCGGCCTGCCAGTCGCAGAAGGAGACCGAGGCGGCCCAGGCGCTGGCCGACATGACGGCTTGGGGCGGCGGGCGCCGCgaaaccgccgccgccgagcGGCAGGGGGCGCACCAGACCGCCGCCGCGGGGAGCCTGGAAACCGCCGGCCGGCAGGGGGCGCGCGAAGCCGCCGCGGCAGCAACCGCCGGGGGAAGCCTGGAAACCGCCGCCCAGCAGGGGGCGGGCGAAACCGCCACC CCGCGGAGCCCTGCAGGGAAGGACCCGGTTGCCCGCGATGGCCGCGCCCGGCGGGACTCGGACGCCGACGGCGAAGAAGAGCGGACCGGGGATGGAGAAAGCCCGGGAACCGTGAAAGGAGAGCTAGAAACCGCCGCCCGCCGCGCCAAGGGGAGCCTTGAAACCACCAAATcggcggcggaggaggaagaggatgggGGGGCGGGGGATGGGCGGGagggcaggaggaagaggaaggaggccaAGGAGAGGCGGAGGGTGGCCGAGCTCGCTGCAGCCGCGGAGGACGAGTGCTCCATCATCTCGGTGGGcgaggaggatgaagaagaggaggatgaggacGGGGGCAGCGGGCGGCCAACCACGCCGCCCCCCAAGACGGAGCAGTACCTGGAGGCGCTGGAGTCCGTGCAGCTGGAGCTGGAGACCGTCAACCAGCAGGCCAGCCGGGCCTTCACCCACCTCAAGGCCAAGTTCGGCCACATGcggaggccccacctggagcgcCGCAACCGCATCATCCAGAACATCCCCGGCTTCTGGGTCACCGCC TTTCTCAATCACCCTCAGCTGTCAGCCATGATCAATGACCGGGATGAGGATACGTTGAGCTACATGACCAACCTGCAG GTTGAGGAGTTCACCCACCGAAAGTCCGGCTGCAAGATCAAATTCTACTTCAACAGCAACCCTTATTTCCAGAATGAGGTCATCGTGAAGGAGTTCCAGTGCGGCTCTTCTG GCAGGCTGGTGTCCCACTCGACGCCCATCCGCTGGTGGCGTGGCCTGGACCCCCTGGCTCACGGCCGGAAGAACTTTGAGATGAACCGCAGCTTCTTCAGCTGGTTTTGCGACCACAGCTTCCCGGCCGGAGACCACATTGCCGAG ATCATTAAAGAGGATCTCTGGCCCAACCCACTGCAGTACTACctaatgggagaggggggtgaaAACGGTGAAGAAGACAG CGAGACAGAGAACGGGGATGATTTTGTGGTCATCGTGGATGACGACGGGGAAGatgaggagggagaggaagaagaggaggacgaCGACGAGGGGACAGCGACGGCAGCAGATGTGCATGAGATCATGGATGAGGAGGAGGCCGAACATG GTGACGCCGTGGAAGAGATCCTGAGCAGCCAAGAGGAGAGTGCGGCTGGTCCTGTGTCCTCCGCCCGCGAAGAGCCAGACGGGAAGGATTCGGAGGCTGAAAAAGACGGCTAG
- the HSD17B10 gene encoding 3-hydroxyacyl-CoA dehydrogenase type-2 — MSAALRCVKGMVGLVTGGASGLGRATAERLVQRGGSAVLLDLPTSEGENVARSLGERCVFAPADVTSEADVKAALALTREKFGRLDVAVNCAGVAVAFKTYNMKKDLPHSLEDFQRVINVNIAGTFNVIRLAAGEMGRNEPDADGHRGVIVNTASVAAFEGQVGQAAYSASKGGIVGMTLPIARDLAPMGIRVVTIAPGLFATPLLASLPEKVRTFLARQVPFPSRLGAPGEYAHLVQCIVENPMLNGEVIRLDGAIRMQP; from the exons ATGTCGGCGGCATTGAGATGCGTGAAG GGAATGGTTGGCCTGGTGACTGGTGGTGCTTCCGGGCTGGGCCGGGCCACGGCGGAGCGGCTGGTGCAACGGGGGGGCAGCGCCGTGCTGCTGGACCTGCCGACGTCCGAGGGCGAGAACGTGGCCCGATCCCTGGGGGAGCGATGCGTCTTTGCTCCGGCAGAT GTGACCTCTGAGGCAGACGTGAAGGCCGCTTTGGCGCTGACGCGGGAGAAGTTTGGCCGCCTGGACGTGGCGGTGAACTGTGCCGGTGTCGCCGTGGCGTTCAAGACCTACAACATGAAGAAGGATCTCCCCCATAGCTTGGAGGACTTCCAGAGAGTCATCAAC GTGAACATTGCTGGAACGTTCAATGTCATTCGCCTGGCGGCAGGTGAGATGGGGCGGAACGAGCCAGATGCAGATGGACACAGAGGGGTGATCGTCAATACGGCCAGCGTGGCGGCCTTTGAGGGACAG GTCGGCCAGGCTGCTTACTCTGCTTCCAAGGGAGGCATTGTGGGAATGACCCTGCCCATCGCTCGTGATTTAGCCCCCATGGGGATCCGAGTCGTCACCATTGCGCCAG GCCTGTTTGCAACTCCCCTGCTGGCGTCGCTTCCTGAAAAAGTACGGACGTTCCTGGCCCGCCAGGTGCCCTTCCCGAGCCGGCTGGGCGCCCCAGGCGAGTACGCTCATCTGGTGCAGTGCATTGTGGAAAACCCCATGCTCAACGGTGAAGTGATCCGGCTGGACGGCGCAATCCGGATGCAGCCCTGA